In Monodelphis domestica isolate mMonDom1 chromosome 4, mMonDom1.pri, whole genome shotgun sequence, one DNA window encodes the following:
- the PLEKHG5 gene encoding pleckstrin homology domain-containing family G member 5 isoform X5, whose translation MFLYWRKRGAYELESLPPSLTQLEYGAVERFSWNSPLDIIEDLEDDRSLTEEKGLRCQNPECIDKRRASKVCHHADCQQLHRRGPLNLCEVCDGKFHSTMHFDGHIRFDLPPQGSVLSRNVSTRSCPPRTSPASDLEEDDEGLMDSKGEKKGSSLKLSKKKARRRHTDDPSKECFTLKFDLNVDIETEIVPAMKKKSLGEVLLPVFERKGIELSKVDIYLDQSNTPLSLPFEAYRFGGHYLRVKAKPGDEVKVELAVKDFKSLSLPIPGPPASDRADQQARRESLDILAPGRRRKNMTEFLGDASIPGLEPSMPSSSSLPSNGIDTWKNRAASRFSGLFSSGPSVSSFGREVDKMEQLESKLHSYSLFGLPKLPQQLRFDHDSWEEEEEEEDADLVLEDSWQELIDGTEDLTRRQCHQQEAVWELLHTEASYIKKLRVITDLFMCCLLNLQESGLLCEVDIERLFSNTQEIIQLHKGLWSSVMAPILDKARRTRTLLQPADLLKGFKMFGSLFKPYIRYCMEEEGCMEYMRSLLRDSDLFRVYVTWAEKHQQCQRLKLSDMLAKPHQRLTKYPLLLKSVLKKTDDPPTKEAIVTMISSVERFISHINSRMRQRQEQQRLAAIISRIDSYEVVESSTDEVDKLLKEFLRFDLTAPIPGTSPDDTRQLLLEGSLKMKEGKDSKMDVYCFLFTDLFLVTKPVKKAERTKVIRQPLMVDKIVCRELRDPGSFLLIYLNEFRSAVGAFTFQASGQALCRGWVEAIFNAQNLLQRMRLQEHQGSHQQHLQSLEEEEDEEEEEEEGESSTSGASSPTILRKSNNSLNSQCCPSDGSTETLAVVVVEPGESPSSPDFEGGPFSSRSDETSISTTASSTTPTSEADGLLHSAPAECRSCSIDSAYGTLSPTSLKDFVAPAELAPVPAPRPPDPPDPPAPALPLSPRLRRRTPVQLLPWPRLLKSKSEASLLQLLSGASGRVPPSAPSRSLSELCLTTPLLPNGFPRTQMGPCQPPPEARASWDCGGASPSGASGPPEAEDSGCSPGRGDESPLSRECKKPVSKTTFRAQPSGQHRKLTLAQLYRIRTTLLLNSTLTASEV comes from the exons GTATGTCACCACGCCGACTGCCAGCAGCTCCACCGCCGGGGGCCCCTCAACCTGTGTGAGGTGTGTGACGGCAAGTTTCATAGCACCATGCACTTTGACGGGCACATTCGCTTTGACCTGCCTCCCCAAG GCTCCGTCCTGTCCCGGAATGTCTCCACACGGTCTTGTCCCCCCCGAACCAGTCCAGCCTCAGACCTGGAAGAGGATGACGAAGGGTTAATGGACAGCAAAGG GGAAAAGAAGGGTTCCAGTCTGAAACTGTCAAAGAAGAAAGCTCGGAGGAGACACACAGAT GACCCAAGCAAGGAGTGCTTCACACTGAAATTTGACTTGAATGTGGACATTGAGACAGAGATTGTTCCTGCTATGAAGAAGAAATCTTTAGG GGAGGTGTTGCTGCCAGTGTTTGAGAGGAAAGGCATTGAGCTCAGCAAAGTGGATATCTACCTGGACCAGTCCAATACGCCGCTCTCCCTCCCCTTTGAGGCCTACAGGTTTGGGGGTCACTACCTGAGGGTTAAAG CCAAACCTGGAGATGAGGTGAAAGTGGAACTAGCCGTGAAGGACTTCAAATCCCTGAGTTTACCCATTCCTGGGCCTCCAGCCTCAGACCGTGCTGACCAGCAGGCCCGACGGGAGAGCCTAGACATCCTG GCCCCCGGCCGAAGGCGCAAGAACATGACGGAGTTCCTCGGAGATGCCAGCATCCCCGGGCTAGAACCCTCGATGCCGTCCAGCAGCTCCCTTCCCAGCAATGGCATCGACACCTGGAAGAATCGCGCAGCCAGCCGTTTCAGTGGCCTTTTCAGCTCTGGCCCTAGCGTGAGCTCTTTTGGCAGG GAGGTCGACAAGATGGAGCAGCTGGAAAGTAAGCTTCACTCCTACAGTCTCTTTGGCCTGCCCAAGCTGCCCCAGCAGCTCCGCTTTGACCATGACtcctgggaagaggaggaggaagaggaggatgctGACCTGGTCCTGGAAGACAGCTGGCAAGAGCTCATAGACGGAACTGAG GATCTGACCCGGAGGCAGTGTCATCAGCAGGAGGCAGTGTGGGAACTGCTCCATACAGAGGCTTCCTATATCAAGAAACTTCGAGTAATCACCGAT CTCTTCATGTGCTGTCTTTTGAACCTGCAGGAGTCTGGGCTCCTGTGTGAG GTGGACATTGAACGCTTATTCAGCAATACCCAGGAGATCATCCAGTTGCATAAAGGGCTGTGGAGTAGTGTCATGGCCCCTATCCTTGACAAAGCTCGACGCACCCGGACCCTGCTACAGCCTGCAGATCTGCTCAAAGGCTTCAAAATG TTCGGGTCCCTCTTCAAGCCTTACATCCGTTACTGCATGGAAGAGGAGGGCTGCATGGAATACATGAGGAGCCTGTTGAGGGACAGTGACCTATTCAGGGTCTATGTCACG TGGGCGGAGAAGCACCAGCAGTGCCAGAGGCTGAAGCTGAGCGACATGCTGGCCAAACCTCATCAGAGGCTCACAAAATACCCGCTGCTGCTGAAATCAGTGCTGAAGAAGACTGATGACCCACCAACCAAGGAGGCCATTGTCACCATG ATTAGCTCTGTGGAACGGTTCATCAGTCACATCAATTCTCGAATGCGGCAGCGGCAGGAGCAACAGCGTCTGGCGGCCATCATCAGCCGCATTGACTCCTACGAGGTGGTGGAGAGCAGCACGGATGAGGTGGACAAG ctTTTGAAGGAGTTTCTGCGCTTTGATCTGACAGCTCCCATCCCGGGGACATCCCCAGATGACACTCGGCAGCTCCTCCTAGAGGGGAGCTTAAAGATGAAGGAGGGAAAAGACAGCAAG ATGGATGTTTACTGCTTTCTCTTCACCGACCTCTTTCTGGTGACCAAACCTGTgaagaaggcagaaaggaccaaaGTTATCCGACAGCCCCTGATGGTAGACAAGATTGTGTGTCGGGAACTTCGAGATCCTG GCTCCTTTCTCCTCATCTATCTGAATGAGTTCCGAAGTGCTGTGGGTGCTTTCACCTTTCAAGCTAGCGGGCAGGCCCTCTGCCGAGGCTGGGTTGAAGCCATTTTTAATGCCCAG AACCTGCTGCAGAGGATGAGACTCCAGGAGCACCAAGGCAGCCATCAGCAGCATCTGCAGAgcctggaggaagaggaggatgaggaggaagaagaggaagaaggagagagcagCACTTCGGGAGCTAGCTCCCCTACCATCCTACGCAAAAGCAACAACAGCCTGAATTCCCAATGCTG CCCCTCCGATGGCTCCACGGAGACCCtggcggtggtggtggtggagccTGGGGAGTCTCCGTCATCGCCTGATTTTGAGGGCGGCCCATTTAGTTCCCGCTCAGACGAGACCTCGATCAGCACAACGGCGTCCTCCACTACCCCAACGAGCGAGGCTGACGGACTGCTCCACTCGGCTCCTGCTGAGTGCCGCTCGTGCTCCATCGATTCTGCCTACGGCACCCTTTCCCCGACCTCCCTGAAGGACTTTGTTGCCCCGGCGGAGCTGGCCCCCGTCCCTGCCCCCAGACCTCCAGACCCGCCTGACCCCCCTGCTCCTGCCTTGCCGCTCTCTCCCCGCCTCCGACGTCGAACCCCTGTCCAGCTGCTGCCTTGGCCTCGTCTACTCAAATCCAAGTCGGAGGCCAGCCTGCTGCAGCTTCTCTCGGGGGCTTCTGGCCGAGTCCCCCCGTCAGCCCCTAGCCGGAGCTTGTCTGAGCTCTGCCTGACTACGCCGCTCCTTCCCAACGGCTTCCCCAGGACTCAGATGGGGCCCTGCCAACCCCCTCCGGAAGCCCGTGCCAGCTGGGACTGTGGGGGGGCCAGCCCGAGCGGTGCCTCTGGGCCGCCAGAAGCGGAAGATTCAGGGTGTTCCCCTGGCCGGGGGGATGAGAGTCCTCTCTCCAGGGAGTGCAAAAAGCCAGTCTCTAAGACCACCTTCAGGGCACAGCCCTCAGGCCAGCACAGGAAACTGACCCTGGCCCAGCTGTACCGCATTCGAACCACGCTGCTCCTGAACTCCACGCTGACCGCCTC AGAAGTCTGA
- the PLEKHG5 gene encoding pleckstrin homology domain-containing family G member 5 isoform X8 — MHFDGHIRFDLPPQGSVLSRNVSTRSCPPRTSPASDLEEDDEGLMDSKGEKKGSSLKLSKKKARRRHTDDPSKECFTLKFDLNVDIETEIVPAMKKKSLGEVLLPVFERKGIELSKVDIYLDQSNTPLSLPFEAYRFGGHYLRVKAKPGDEVKVELAVKDFKSLSLPIPGPPASDRADQQARRESLDILAPGRRRKNMTEFLGDASIPGLEPSMPSSSSLPSNGIDTWKNRAASRFSGLFSSGPSVSSFGREVDKMEQLESKLHSYSLFGLPKLPQQLRFDHDSWEEEEEEEDADLVLEDSWQELIDGTEDLTRRQCHQQEAVWELLHTEASYIKKLRVITDLFMCCLLNLQESGLLCEVDIERLFSNTQEIIQLHKGLWSSVMAPILDKARRTRTLLQPADLLKGFKMFGSLFKPYIRYCMEEEGCMEYMRSLLRDSDLFRVYVTWAEKHQQCQRLKLSDMLAKPHQRLTKYPLLLKSVLKKTDDPPTKEAIVTMISSVERFISHINSRMRQRQEQQRLAAIISRIDSYEVVESSTDEVDKLLKEFLRFDLTAPIPGTSPDDTRQLLLEGSLKMKEGKDSKMDVYCFLFTDLFLVTKPVKKAERTKVIRQPLMVDKIVCRELRDPGSFLLIYLNEFRSAVGAFTFQASGQALCRGWVEAIFNAQNLLQRMRLQEHQGSHQQHLQSLEEEEDEEEEEEEGESSTSGASSPTILRKSNNSLNSQCCPSDGSTETLAVVVVEPGESPSSPDFEGGPFSSRSDETSISTTASSTTPTSEADGLLHSAPAECRSCSIDSAYGTLSPTSLKDFVAPAELAPVPAPRPPDPPDPPAPALPLSPRLRRRTPVQLLPWPRLLKSKSEASLLQLLSGASGRVPPSAPSRSLSELCLTTPLLPNGFPRTQMGPCQPPPEARASWDCGGASPSGASGPPEAEDSGCSPGRGDESPLSRECKKPVSKTTFRAQPSGQHRKLTLAQLYRIRTTLLLNSTLTASEV, encoded by the exons ATGCACTTTGACGGGCACATTCGCTTTGACCTGCCTCCCCAAG GCTCCGTCCTGTCCCGGAATGTCTCCACACGGTCTTGTCCCCCCCGAACCAGTCCAGCCTCAGACCTGGAAGAGGATGACGAAGGGTTAATGGACAGCAAAGG GGAAAAGAAGGGTTCCAGTCTGAAACTGTCAAAGAAGAAAGCTCGGAGGAGACACACAGAT GACCCAAGCAAGGAGTGCTTCACACTGAAATTTGACTTGAATGTGGACATTGAGACAGAGATTGTTCCTGCTATGAAGAAGAAATCTTTAGG GGAGGTGTTGCTGCCAGTGTTTGAGAGGAAAGGCATTGAGCTCAGCAAAGTGGATATCTACCTGGACCAGTCCAATACGCCGCTCTCCCTCCCCTTTGAGGCCTACAGGTTTGGGGGTCACTACCTGAGGGTTAAAG CCAAACCTGGAGATGAGGTGAAAGTGGAACTAGCCGTGAAGGACTTCAAATCCCTGAGTTTACCCATTCCTGGGCCTCCAGCCTCAGACCGTGCTGACCAGCAGGCCCGACGGGAGAGCCTAGACATCCTG GCCCCCGGCCGAAGGCGCAAGAACATGACGGAGTTCCTCGGAGATGCCAGCATCCCCGGGCTAGAACCCTCGATGCCGTCCAGCAGCTCCCTTCCCAGCAATGGCATCGACACCTGGAAGAATCGCGCAGCCAGCCGTTTCAGTGGCCTTTTCAGCTCTGGCCCTAGCGTGAGCTCTTTTGGCAGG GAGGTCGACAAGATGGAGCAGCTGGAAAGTAAGCTTCACTCCTACAGTCTCTTTGGCCTGCCCAAGCTGCCCCAGCAGCTCCGCTTTGACCATGACtcctgggaagaggaggaggaagaggaggatgctGACCTGGTCCTGGAAGACAGCTGGCAAGAGCTCATAGACGGAACTGAG GATCTGACCCGGAGGCAGTGTCATCAGCAGGAGGCAGTGTGGGAACTGCTCCATACAGAGGCTTCCTATATCAAGAAACTTCGAGTAATCACCGAT CTCTTCATGTGCTGTCTTTTGAACCTGCAGGAGTCTGGGCTCCTGTGTGAG GTGGACATTGAACGCTTATTCAGCAATACCCAGGAGATCATCCAGTTGCATAAAGGGCTGTGGAGTAGTGTCATGGCCCCTATCCTTGACAAAGCTCGACGCACCCGGACCCTGCTACAGCCTGCAGATCTGCTCAAAGGCTTCAAAATG TTCGGGTCCCTCTTCAAGCCTTACATCCGTTACTGCATGGAAGAGGAGGGCTGCATGGAATACATGAGGAGCCTGTTGAGGGACAGTGACCTATTCAGGGTCTATGTCACG TGGGCGGAGAAGCACCAGCAGTGCCAGAGGCTGAAGCTGAGCGACATGCTGGCCAAACCTCATCAGAGGCTCACAAAATACCCGCTGCTGCTGAAATCAGTGCTGAAGAAGACTGATGACCCACCAACCAAGGAGGCCATTGTCACCATG ATTAGCTCTGTGGAACGGTTCATCAGTCACATCAATTCTCGAATGCGGCAGCGGCAGGAGCAACAGCGTCTGGCGGCCATCATCAGCCGCATTGACTCCTACGAGGTGGTGGAGAGCAGCACGGATGAGGTGGACAAG ctTTTGAAGGAGTTTCTGCGCTTTGATCTGACAGCTCCCATCCCGGGGACATCCCCAGATGACACTCGGCAGCTCCTCCTAGAGGGGAGCTTAAAGATGAAGGAGGGAAAAGACAGCAAG ATGGATGTTTACTGCTTTCTCTTCACCGACCTCTTTCTGGTGACCAAACCTGTgaagaaggcagaaaggaccaaaGTTATCCGACAGCCCCTGATGGTAGACAAGATTGTGTGTCGGGAACTTCGAGATCCTG GCTCCTTTCTCCTCATCTATCTGAATGAGTTCCGAAGTGCTGTGGGTGCTTTCACCTTTCAAGCTAGCGGGCAGGCCCTCTGCCGAGGCTGGGTTGAAGCCATTTTTAATGCCCAG AACCTGCTGCAGAGGATGAGACTCCAGGAGCACCAAGGCAGCCATCAGCAGCATCTGCAGAgcctggaggaagaggaggatgaggaggaagaagaggaagaaggagagagcagCACTTCGGGAGCTAGCTCCCCTACCATCCTACGCAAAAGCAACAACAGCCTGAATTCCCAATGCTG CCCCTCCGATGGCTCCACGGAGACCCtggcggtggtggtggtggagccTGGGGAGTCTCCGTCATCGCCTGATTTTGAGGGCGGCCCATTTAGTTCCCGCTCAGACGAGACCTCGATCAGCACAACGGCGTCCTCCACTACCCCAACGAGCGAGGCTGACGGACTGCTCCACTCGGCTCCTGCTGAGTGCCGCTCGTGCTCCATCGATTCTGCCTACGGCACCCTTTCCCCGACCTCCCTGAAGGACTTTGTTGCCCCGGCGGAGCTGGCCCCCGTCCCTGCCCCCAGACCTCCAGACCCGCCTGACCCCCCTGCTCCTGCCTTGCCGCTCTCTCCCCGCCTCCGACGTCGAACCCCTGTCCAGCTGCTGCCTTGGCCTCGTCTACTCAAATCCAAGTCGGAGGCCAGCCTGCTGCAGCTTCTCTCGGGGGCTTCTGGCCGAGTCCCCCCGTCAGCCCCTAGCCGGAGCTTGTCTGAGCTCTGCCTGACTACGCCGCTCCTTCCCAACGGCTTCCCCAGGACTCAGATGGGGCCCTGCCAACCCCCTCCGGAAGCCCGTGCCAGCTGGGACTGTGGGGGGGCCAGCCCGAGCGGTGCCTCTGGGCCGCCAGAAGCGGAAGATTCAGGGTGTTCCCCTGGCCGGGGGGATGAGAGTCCTCTCTCCAGGGAGTGCAAAAAGCCAGTCTCTAAGACCACCTTCAGGGCACAGCCCTCAGGCCAGCACAGGAAACTGACCCTGGCCCAGCTGTACCGCATTCGAACCACGCTGCTCCTGAACTCCACGCTGACCGCCTC AGAAGTCTGA
- the PLEKHG5 gene encoding pleckstrin homology domain-containing family G member 5 isoform X7 yields the protein MGTGHGVSQRRRPGLPSPLLLQARDAGLCKDQVCHHADCQQLHRRGPLNLCEVCDGKFHSTMHFDGHIRFDLPPQGSVLSRNVSTRSCPPRTSPASDLEEDDEGLMDSKGEKKGSSLKLSKKKARRRHTDDPSKECFTLKFDLNVDIETEIVPAMKKKSLGEVLLPVFERKGIELSKVDIYLDQSNTPLSLPFEAYRFGGHYLRVKAKPGDEVKVELAVKDFKSLSLPIPGPPASDRADQQARRESLDILAPGRRRKNMTEFLGDASIPGLEPSMPSSSSLPSNGIDTWKNRAASRFSGLFSSGPSVSSFGREVDKMEQLESKLHSYSLFGLPKLPQQLRFDHDSWEEEEEEEDADLVLEDSWQELIDGTEDLTRRQCHQQEAVWELLHTEASYIKKLRVITDLFMCCLLNLQESGLLCEVDIERLFSNTQEIIQLHKGLWSSVMAPILDKARRTRTLLQPADLLKGFKMFGSLFKPYIRYCMEEEGCMEYMRSLLRDSDLFRVYVTWAEKHQQCQRLKLSDMLAKPHQRLTKYPLLLKSVLKKTDDPPTKEAIVTMISSVERFISHINSRMRQRQEQQRLAAIISRIDSYEVVESSTDEVDKLLKEFLRFDLTAPIPGTSPDDTRQLLLEGSLKMKEGKDSKMDVYCFLFTDLFLVTKPVKKAERTKVIRQPLMVDKIVCRELRDPGSFLLIYLNEFRSAVGAFTFQASGQALCRGWVEAIFNAQNLLQRMRLQEHQGSHQQHLQSLEEEEDEEEEEEEGESSTSGASSPTILRKSNNSLNSQCCPSDGSTETLAVVVVEPGESPSSPDFEGGPFSSRSDETSISTTASSTTPTSEADGLLHSAPAECRSCSIDSAYGTLSPTSLKDFVAPAELAPVPAPRPPDPPDPPAPALPLSPRLRRRTPVQLLPWPRLLKSKSEASLLQLLSGASGRVPPSAPSRSLSELCLTTPLLPNGFPRTQMGPCQPPPEARASWDCGGASPSGASGPPEAEDSGCSPGRGDESPLSRECKKPVSKTTFRAQPSGQHRKLTLAQLYRIRTTLLLNSTLTASEV from the exons GTATGTCACCACGCCGACTGCCAGCAGCTCCACCGCCGGGGGCCCCTCAACCTGTGTGAGGTGTGTGACGGCAAGTTTCATAGCACCATGCACTTTGACGGGCACATTCGCTTTGACCTGCCTCCCCAAG GCTCCGTCCTGTCCCGGAATGTCTCCACACGGTCTTGTCCCCCCCGAACCAGTCCAGCCTCAGACCTGGAAGAGGATGACGAAGGGTTAATGGACAGCAAAGG GGAAAAGAAGGGTTCCAGTCTGAAACTGTCAAAGAAGAAAGCTCGGAGGAGACACACAGAT GACCCAAGCAAGGAGTGCTTCACACTGAAATTTGACTTGAATGTGGACATTGAGACAGAGATTGTTCCTGCTATGAAGAAGAAATCTTTAGG GGAGGTGTTGCTGCCAGTGTTTGAGAGGAAAGGCATTGAGCTCAGCAAAGTGGATATCTACCTGGACCAGTCCAATACGCCGCTCTCCCTCCCCTTTGAGGCCTACAGGTTTGGGGGTCACTACCTGAGGGTTAAAG CCAAACCTGGAGATGAGGTGAAAGTGGAACTAGCCGTGAAGGACTTCAAATCCCTGAGTTTACCCATTCCTGGGCCTCCAGCCTCAGACCGTGCTGACCAGCAGGCCCGACGGGAGAGCCTAGACATCCTG GCCCCCGGCCGAAGGCGCAAGAACATGACGGAGTTCCTCGGAGATGCCAGCATCCCCGGGCTAGAACCCTCGATGCCGTCCAGCAGCTCCCTTCCCAGCAATGGCATCGACACCTGGAAGAATCGCGCAGCCAGCCGTTTCAGTGGCCTTTTCAGCTCTGGCCCTAGCGTGAGCTCTTTTGGCAGG GAGGTCGACAAGATGGAGCAGCTGGAAAGTAAGCTTCACTCCTACAGTCTCTTTGGCCTGCCCAAGCTGCCCCAGCAGCTCCGCTTTGACCATGACtcctgggaagaggaggaggaagaggaggatgctGACCTGGTCCTGGAAGACAGCTGGCAAGAGCTCATAGACGGAACTGAG GATCTGACCCGGAGGCAGTGTCATCAGCAGGAGGCAGTGTGGGAACTGCTCCATACAGAGGCTTCCTATATCAAGAAACTTCGAGTAATCACCGAT CTCTTCATGTGCTGTCTTTTGAACCTGCAGGAGTCTGGGCTCCTGTGTGAG GTGGACATTGAACGCTTATTCAGCAATACCCAGGAGATCATCCAGTTGCATAAAGGGCTGTGGAGTAGTGTCATGGCCCCTATCCTTGACAAAGCTCGACGCACCCGGACCCTGCTACAGCCTGCAGATCTGCTCAAAGGCTTCAAAATG TTCGGGTCCCTCTTCAAGCCTTACATCCGTTACTGCATGGAAGAGGAGGGCTGCATGGAATACATGAGGAGCCTGTTGAGGGACAGTGACCTATTCAGGGTCTATGTCACG TGGGCGGAGAAGCACCAGCAGTGCCAGAGGCTGAAGCTGAGCGACATGCTGGCCAAACCTCATCAGAGGCTCACAAAATACCCGCTGCTGCTGAAATCAGTGCTGAAGAAGACTGATGACCCACCAACCAAGGAGGCCATTGTCACCATG ATTAGCTCTGTGGAACGGTTCATCAGTCACATCAATTCTCGAATGCGGCAGCGGCAGGAGCAACAGCGTCTGGCGGCCATCATCAGCCGCATTGACTCCTACGAGGTGGTGGAGAGCAGCACGGATGAGGTGGACAAG ctTTTGAAGGAGTTTCTGCGCTTTGATCTGACAGCTCCCATCCCGGGGACATCCCCAGATGACACTCGGCAGCTCCTCCTAGAGGGGAGCTTAAAGATGAAGGAGGGAAAAGACAGCAAG ATGGATGTTTACTGCTTTCTCTTCACCGACCTCTTTCTGGTGACCAAACCTGTgaagaaggcagaaaggaccaaaGTTATCCGACAGCCCCTGATGGTAGACAAGATTGTGTGTCGGGAACTTCGAGATCCTG GCTCCTTTCTCCTCATCTATCTGAATGAGTTCCGAAGTGCTGTGGGTGCTTTCACCTTTCAAGCTAGCGGGCAGGCCCTCTGCCGAGGCTGGGTTGAAGCCATTTTTAATGCCCAG AACCTGCTGCAGAGGATGAGACTCCAGGAGCACCAAGGCAGCCATCAGCAGCATCTGCAGAgcctggaggaagaggaggatgaggaggaagaagaggaagaaggagagagcagCACTTCGGGAGCTAGCTCCCCTACCATCCTACGCAAAAGCAACAACAGCCTGAATTCCCAATGCTG CCCCTCCGATGGCTCCACGGAGACCCtggcggtggtggtggtggagccTGGGGAGTCTCCGTCATCGCCTGATTTTGAGGGCGGCCCATTTAGTTCCCGCTCAGACGAGACCTCGATCAGCACAACGGCGTCCTCCACTACCCCAACGAGCGAGGCTGACGGACTGCTCCACTCGGCTCCTGCTGAGTGCCGCTCGTGCTCCATCGATTCTGCCTACGGCACCCTTTCCCCGACCTCCCTGAAGGACTTTGTTGCCCCGGCGGAGCTGGCCCCCGTCCCTGCCCCCAGACCTCCAGACCCGCCTGACCCCCCTGCTCCTGCCTTGCCGCTCTCTCCCCGCCTCCGACGTCGAACCCCTGTCCAGCTGCTGCCTTGGCCTCGTCTACTCAAATCCAAGTCGGAGGCCAGCCTGCTGCAGCTTCTCTCGGGGGCTTCTGGCCGAGTCCCCCCGTCAGCCCCTAGCCGGAGCTTGTCTGAGCTCTGCCTGACTACGCCGCTCCTTCCCAACGGCTTCCCCAGGACTCAGATGGGGCCCTGCCAACCCCCTCCGGAAGCCCGTGCCAGCTGGGACTGTGGGGGGGCCAGCCCGAGCGGTGCCTCTGGGCCGCCAGAAGCGGAAGATTCAGGGTGTTCCCCTGGCCGGGGGGATGAGAGTCCTCTCTCCAGGGAGTGCAAAAAGCCAGTCTCTAAGACCACCTTCAGGGCACAGCCCTCAGGCCAGCACAGGAAACTGACCCTGGCCCAGCTGTACCGCATTCGAACCACGCTGCTCCTGAACTCCACGCTGACCGCCTC AGAAGTCTGA